GGAAGAGCCCCACCTCTGAGTTGGAAGGTGTccagcaccagctcccatttcGTTGGGTCCAGGGAGGTCCTGCTGTGAAAACCAACTTGCCCATTGAGAGTTTCCACTAGGTGGGTGACTGAAAGCTTTTGCAAATGCCTTTCCACCCAGTGAAATAGAAGGTGCACTTCCATTGCCAGAGGAAGACATTGAGTGCCACCCTGCCTGTTGATGGaatcctctgccatcatgttgacTGAGAGAACCTGAGCCGGTTTGCCCTCCAGAAAAGATTAAAAGACTTGAAGATTGTTGTGCATTGTTCTGAGCCCCAGCTAATTGGACTGCCACAGCACTGCGGTGCGGCTCCATAGACCTCAAGTAATGTGTTGAAGACAATGGGCTCTCCAACCTGTCAGGCTGGTATCTGTGAGTACAGCTATCCAGAGGGGACGCCAGAGATGCCCCTTGGAGGAGCTTGTTTGGTTGAAGCCACCCCAACAAACTGCACTTCACCAGAGGTCTCCACATAAGACGCTAATTGTAGCCCTGAGAAACTGGTGACCACAGGGACATGAAAAGAGTGGTGGAGTGGACGCATGTGAGCTACGACCTAAGATACCACCTCCAAGGACATCATCGTAGAGccctgcacctgaatgtaatccCAAGCTCAGGGATTCGTAATTTGCAACAAGCAGCACATTTGTTTTCGAAGTTTGTGTCTTCTCCTTTCTGAGAAAGACAGCTGGCCCAGGTCATGTCGAATCGTACTCCCACATATTCCAAAGCCGAACACAGTGGCACTAAGAAGTGCGACTGGGGGCTGCAGAGCTCAACCAGGTATGGTCCTGAGACTGTGACCTAGGAGCGGCTGTTAGGCTCAACCATTCTGTGCAGCTGTGGCCAGCAGAGTGGGGAGCTAGGCTAGGGACAGGAGCAAATGAAGAAGATCCCAATGTCCCATCCTGCACATCTTTTAAGACCGGCAGGGTGggtggtttgttttattttttttggttttgtgcctGCCACCACCGAAGAATCAACTTAAGGTAATATAAGACTCTCAAGCTTGTCCTGAGCAATAGAAGAAGGGCAAGTCGTGGTCCAGGCCACCATGAGACTGGAATCTGGGGTGGTCCACTGAGTCGAAATGTGCATGTGCATGTGCATAGCCTCATGTACAGGGAATGCTTTAGCAGCTTCCAGTGCACTAGCCATCCCAGGACTGAGGGGGTTTTGTGACTCTAAGCTATAAAATATTCAGAGCCTCCAGAGGCTTAGCCATACAGGAAGTTAATTCCTCCTAGGGGAAAAATTGTTAACAGCTGTAGGAACATCTTCCTGATCAGCCAGAATCTCACCCTCCTCAACTCCCACAGAAAAACAGAAGGTAGTGAAGCTGCTGCCAAGACGGTTCACACTGAGGGGAAGATGGAGGAGCCAAAGAATCTGCCTCATAGACAGGTTCCAAATGTGTCCCTTCACTCACAGAATACAATTGCAGAGGCTAAGAAGCTTGCAAGGACCCAGAAACTTTCAACTGCTGCtgagagagacaggcagaagaCTGTGTATGCTGAAAAGACTTTTGTAGAATAAAGGCTTGATGCACTGAAATAACAAATGCTAGGAAAAAAGGCACCAGATGCCCAGGAGTTACAATACAGTCAGAAACCTTACCAGCACGTGTATAAGGTCCAGAAATATGCCCAGCTTGAAGAGGCAGCATGGATCTTGCAGCCGCGGGAGCCAATCATCCTgatttaaaatggctgcagcagCCGGACAAACTGTGCTGGAGAACATCAGCTGAGGAGAGGCCATGATTGCACAGCGCAGGAAGACAATGGTTCGCCCGTCAAAAAGGCTGCTCCACCAAAATGCCCAAAGAACACCCTGCTCACATTTCTCCAATGCTGCTGTCTGCTTTGCATAGTGAGAGCAGTGCTGACAAGGCTCTGCAGCCATTGCAAGGAAAAAGTGAAACTGTGAGTATGCCCAAAGAGgaagaaaaatgtaaataaacacTCATCAGATTTCAAGGAACAAGTTCTGACTCACCACTCTGGCCCAGGGTATactgatagcagcagaatcaaccCTACCCAACATCCAAGTAGCCACATAAGCAGGCAAAGCTGCTATAatcctttttcttttgttgtttttaattctGTAAGGAGAAAccggttggatatgggtggggggagggacctggcaccaccaggtatacTCCCTATAGCTGGCACTGCTTAGCCTAAGCACCCCCATCCTATAAGACAGacttcagtgctctctatctccacctgctggtagatagtcACAACCCAAGAGTCTCGAGTCATGTGCTGTGGTGATACGGAAGGCAAAATTTATgacagattttaaaaatgtaaagtcagtggaggggggggggggggctatatgcAAGTCTACCATCGTGTCCGGCATTTCCTTTTCCTCCCCTACCCACCCGGgtccccagttccagcatctccccttcccctcgccCACCTGGGACCCAGTGCCTCATCTTCTGTGTTCTCCTCTGGTCCTGTGTTGGTGTAGAGCCTTCCTGTATAGGTCCACACTCAAGTAGGCTGCCATGTCCCATCCTCTGCCTGAACGGAAATATTTAATGCATTTCCAGTAAGGCAGAGAGTGGATGCTTAGGTGTGGGCCGCTACAGGAAGGTCCTGTGCCTGCGTAGAAATAGCATTGGAGTTCAAGAAAGAGGTATGGAGGAAAGCAGCCACACCAGGAAGGGAGGAGTAGAATatgcttctgtttgctgcctgtggGATCAAGGGAGACTGTGAGAGATGAGGGGGGATGCTGGCCACACAGCCTATATACAAGTTATCAGCTATGGGTGAAAGTTAGGATGCAACATATATGCGAGTATCTGCAAAAATTAGCTTGATTTTATGTGAGAATTCCAAAAGgcacttattttataaaagcaacttAACTACCAccgcctttataaaatatgctcctAGATGCTGCCCCAATAGCCTGTTACACCTACTCTCTGAATTTGTAAATGTATTCATGTACACGCCTGATACATTAAAACTACATGAGTATTTCACAACCCTGTCTCCACTGTGCCCAATCTATACATGCAGATCACATAAAAGTAGGCGCACAATTTCCACATGCATACGTTTACTCACATATGCTGTCATAGAATTTTACAAAAGCCCtttctgcatgaaaaaaaaagaaggctctGGACAGGAAAAAGCTTTATACAATTATTTGCAGTATAAACATGCTAACTGTAAACCTGATGGGAAACAAATGACAGTCCGCTGCAGTGAGGAAGTAACTTGTGACAATGAAACTTACAGCAATTCTGCAGTTTTGGTCTTGACTTACTCCACCTGTGCAGCAGAATGAGAAAGGTGGAAGCACTCTGCAAATAGTTGAGACAAATATCATTAGCTCTCTTACTAGAAGCCATTTGCCTGTGGACCACTTTGAGCTGATGGAATATCAGTTACAGACTGTCATAATTGACTTATTCCTTGCTTTTATTAAGCAATAATTAATAACAAATGAAAAGTGGTAAATATACAAAGGACTTCTGCACAATGTGACATGAGGGACTATAATGCTGCAGTACTAAgcagaaaattaaaaatgaaattggCAAAGGAATAAGATGAAATGAAGACTCATGTTCTAGGACTCGGTTCCATGGTTTCATTATTCCTTCTTAAAATCATGCTGTTTTGGGAGCTCTTCAGATATCAGGAGCACCTTGTTTAATTACCTAAAAAGTAGGGAGGAGGGGCAAAATTTGATAAGCTATTCTGAGTGGCATTTTATGTAGGCAAAATGGATATACGATAAAATCCCATTAACAGATACTGGACATGAATTTTGGCTGCCAGAGAAGGCAAAAACAAATTTCAATTTTCACTACAAGAAATATGGTTTCTCCAAGTACAGGaaagtatgtgtgtatatattgaaaatatttttataaataGTACCCTGATAATGGTATGAACCTCCAGAACAATGGTTTGAGTCTCCAAAAAGTAAAGAACAACCTTTAGGACAATGTTGCAAGCAATCCCAGAGAAACTTACTAGGTAAACAAGTTGTAAAGTGCAACTTACAGTGTGATACAATGGCACATTTCTCCTTTTTACTAGGGCTGTTcctcaattaaaatttttaattgcatgGTGGATCGCGGTTACAATTTTTGATCATGCGATTAATCACATAAAATGGCCCCCCTCACATTTTCACttgtatagtg
This genomic interval from Microcaecilia unicolor chromosome 1, aMicUni1.1, whole genome shotgun sequence contains the following:
- the LYRM4 gene encoding LYR motif-containing protein 4 isoform X1, whose product is MAAEPCQHCSHYAKQTAALEKCEQGVLWAFWWSSLFDGRTIVFLRCAIMASPQLMFSSTVCPAAAAILNQDDWLPRLQDPCCLFKLGIFLDLIHVLVTVGHLYSTHKLVIEHQEK